A genomic window from Winogradskyella sp. J14-2 includes:
- a CDS encoding dicarboxylate/amino acid:cation symporter: protein MKKLALHWKIIIGMILGIIFGFIMNAVNGQQFVTDWIAPFGTIFINLLKLIAVPLILASLIKGISDLKDISKIRDMGLRTITIYIGTTLVAIVIGLSIVNIVQPGTGMPKDTIEKIKTKYENDEGVTDKLTKASAQKDSGPLQALVDIFPSNIFQAMGEAKMLQVIFFALFVGICLLLIGDEKAKPMIDIFDSLNEVVMKMVDLIMLFAPYAVFALMANVIIAFDDTEILLKLLQYALCVVVGLLLMICFYLLLVKIFTKKSPMWFLNKISPAQLLAFSTSSSAATLPVTMERVEEHLGVDKEVSGFVLPVGATVNMDGTSLYQGIAAVFIMQVIWPEGLTFTNQLVIVLTALLASIGSAAVPSAGMVMLVIVLESIGFPAELLPIGLALIFAVDRPLDMCRTVVNVTGDATVSMMVAKSLGKLHDDPKPKEWDDNYKKVK from the coding sequence ATGAAGAAACTAGCATTACACTGGAAGATTATTATAGGAATGATTCTGGGAATTATTTTTGGATTCATTATGAATGCCGTGAATGGTCAGCAATTTGTTACCGATTGGATAGCACCTTTTGGCACTATATTTATTAATCTGTTAAAATTAATCGCAGTCCCATTAATACTAGCTTCATTAATAAAAGGAATTTCAGATTTAAAAGACATTTCTAAAATAAGAGATATGGGTTTGCGCACTATCACCATTTATATTGGTACAACATTAGTTGCTATTGTAATTGGACTATCTATTGTAAATATTGTACAACCCGGAACAGGAATGCCAAAAGACACTATTGAAAAAATTAAGACAAAGTATGAAAATGACGAAGGTGTCACTGATAAATTAACCAAAGCTAGTGCCCAAAAAGATTCTGGACCACTACAAGCATTAGTAGATATTTTTCCTAGTAATATTTTTCAGGCCATGGGTGAAGCAAAAATGTTACAGGTGATATTTTTTGCGCTATTTGTAGGAATTTGTTTGCTTTTAATTGGTGATGAGAAAGCCAAACCCATGATAGATATTTTTGATTCGCTCAATGAAGTCGTCATGAAAATGGTAGATCTGATTATGTTGTTTGCGCCATATGCAGTATTTGCGCTTATGGCAAATGTTATTATTGCATTTGATGATACCGAAATATTATTGAAACTACTTCAATATGCATTATGTGTTGTGGTAGGTTTGTTATTAATGATTTGTTTCTATCTGCTATTAGTGAAGATTTTTACAAAAAAATCGCCAATGTGGTTTCTTAATAAAATTAGTCCGGCTCAGTTATTAGCATTTTCAACAAGTAGCAGTGCAGCTACACTTCCTGTAACTATGGAGCGTGTTGAAGAACATCTCGGTGTAGACAAAGAAGTTTCTGGTTTTGTTTTACCAGTTGGCGCAACTGTTAATATGGATGGAACTAGTTTATACCAAGGTATAGCGGCAGTGTTTATTATGCAAGTTATTTGGCCCGAAGGGTTAACCTTTACTAATCAGTTGGTTATTGTATTAACAGCGCTATTAGCATCAATTGGTAGTGCAGCGGTACCAAGTGCAGGTATGGTGATGTTGGTGATAGTTTTAGAGTCGATTGGTTTTCCTGCTGAACTACTTCCCATAGGACTCGCGTTAATATTTGCAGTAGACAGACCGTTAGATATGTGTAGAACAGTAGTAAATGTTACTGGAGATGCTACTGTCTCTATGATGGTTGCTAAATCTTTAGGTAAACTTCATGACGACCCTAAGCCGAAGGAATGGGATGATAATTATAAAAAAGTAAAATAA
- a CDS encoding substrate-binding domain-containing protein encodes MKNVNIGGVPEHFNLAWYLTLKNGEYKAEGINLRWHDYYGGTGDMCKGLRSGAIDIAVILTEGIIKDIIDGNPSRIVQTFVETPLIWGIHVAKKSAFKTINDIKGTRAAISRYGSGSHLMAYINAKNNNWDLQDDLNFEVIKNLDGAVEGLTSGDADYFMWEKFTTKPLVDDGIFRRVGECPTPWPCFVIAVRENFIKNNENDLKTILEIINTTTVDFKSIPSIDKTISNRYDQEIDDVKEWLSLTEWSQELIDKKTINNVQEQLFDLNIIPRKAEYADLIHNIH; translated from the coding sequence ATGAAGAATGTAAACATAGGTGGAGTACCAGAACATTTTAATCTAGCATGGTATTTAACCCTAAAAAACGGTGAGTATAAAGCAGAAGGCATAAATCTGCGTTGGCACGATTACTATGGCGGCACAGGAGATATGTGCAAAGGACTCCGTTCTGGAGCTATTGATATTGCTGTAATTCTTACAGAAGGAATAATAAAAGATATTATCGATGGTAATCCTTCACGCATAGTGCAAACATTCGTTGAAACACCTTTAATTTGGGGAATTCATGTTGCAAAAAAATCAGCGTTTAAAACAATTAATGATATCAAAGGAACAAGAGCTGCCATTAGTAGATATGGCTCTGGTTCACACTTAATGGCATATATCAATGCAAAAAATAACAACTGGGATTTACAAGATGATCTTAATTTTGAGGTTATTAAAAATCTTGATGGTGCTGTAGAAGGTCTAACCAGTGGTGATGCTGATTATTTTATGTGGGAAAAGTTTACTACTAAACCTTTGGTAGACGACGGTATATTTAGACGCGTAGGAGAATGCCCTACACCTTGGCCATGTTTTGTAATTGCTGTAAGAGAAAACTTTATAAAAAACAATGAAAACGATCTAAAAACTATTTTAGAAATCATAAATACAACCACTGTAGATTTTAAATCTATACCTAGTATTGACAAGACAATTTCTAATCGGTATGACCAAGAAATTGATGATGTAAAAGAGTGGCTATCTCTAACCGAATGGTCTCAAGAATTAATAGATAAAAAGACTATTAACAATGTACAAGAACAGCTCTTTGATTTAAATATTATCCCTAGAAAAGCAGAATATGCTGATTTAATACACAACATTCACTAA
- a CDS encoding nucleoside phosphorylase, with product MSIKDSELILNPDGSVYHLNLKPENISDTIIFVGDQDRVEKITKHFDSIEFSTQKREFKTQTGYYKDRRITVISTGIGPDNIDIVLNELDALVNIDLKTRKPKTQLTSLNIIRIGTSGSLQADIPVNAFVMSTHGLDINGMLHFYQIDGISNPEIEDAFIAHTNWDKNKARPIIINNSKYLEKYFESDIMFKGMTGTAGGFYGPQGRVLRLALHDATLNAKLDNFNYKDFRITNFEMETSVIYGLSKLLGHEALSLNAIIANRATGDFSKRPKITVEKLIVYALERIVNI from the coding sequence ATGTCGATTAAAGACTCAGAATTAATTTTAAATCCAGATGGTAGCGTTTACCATCTAAATTTAAAACCAGAAAATATCTCGGACACCATTATATTTGTTGGAGACCAAGATCGTGTAGAGAAAATAACCAAACACTTTGACAGTATTGAATTCAGCACTCAAAAAAGAGAATTTAAGACACAAACAGGCTATTACAAAGATAGGAGAATAACGGTAATCTCAACCGGAATAGGACCAGACAACATCGATATTGTGCTAAATGAGCTTGATGCTTTAGTAAACATAGATTTAAAAACACGCAAGCCAAAAACACAATTAACAAGCCTTAACATTATAAGAATAGGAACTTCAGGTTCTTTACAAGCAGATATACCTGTAAATGCCTTTGTGATGAGCACGCACGGGCTAGATATTAACGGTATGCTTCATTTTTATCAGATTGATGGCATCAGCAATCCTGAAATTGAAGATGCCTTTATTGCCCATACAAATTGGGACAAAAATAAAGCAAGACCAATTATTATTAACAACAGTAAATATTTGGAAAAATATTTTGAAAGTGATATCATGTTTAAAGGAATGACTGGCACAGCAGGAGGGTTTTATGGCCCACAGGGACGCGTATTACGTTTAGCTTTGCATGATGCCACTTTAAATGCAAAATTAGACAACTTTAATTATAAAGACTTCCGCATCACAAATTTTGAAATGGAAACTTCTGTTATTTATGGATTATCAAAATTATTAGGTCACGAAGCCTTATCTCTAAATGCTATAATAGCCAATAGAGCAACTGGCGATTTTAGTAAAAGACCTAAAATTACGGTTGAAAAATTAATAGTTTATGCATTAGAACGCATAGTAAATATTTAA
- a CDS encoding endonuclease MutS2 translates to MIRIHEKTLKDLEFFTVLEQISEHTITALGKAAVLNIRPIEVETQLLRELEYVNEYLSSFDNDNRIPNHGFDPISKEIKLLNIENTYLEVASLQKLVSMSLTSNAIVKFLEKFKEYYPKLYQYSTHIEVTTAIIEQVDAVVDRFGDIKDDASPQLSTLRQEIGKLKGKINSSFSSALSRYHGLDYLDDIRESVVDNRRVLAVKAMYRRKVRGAIMGGSKTGSIVYIEPETTLQYTRELNNLEYEEKEEVIKILKELTDYIRLFLPLLNDYQTFLTKIDVISAKAKYARSMNGILPEISSERKLLLKDAYHPLLYLTNNEKGEKTFPQTVALSSDNRIIVISGPNAGGKSITLKTVGLLQVMLQSGMLIPVHERSVACLFDRVVSDIGDNQSIENHLSTYSYRLKQMNYFLKKVNNKTLFLIDEFGTGSDPELGGALAETFLEVFYEREAFGIITTHYSNLKLLANELPHMQNANMLFNEKSLEPMYKLVTGQAGSSFTFEVAQKNGIPYSLINKSKKKIERGKVRFDATIAKLQKERSKLERTERSLKENEKKKLSEAEKLEATNEKIQKKLESFQELYDSNQRLIYLGQKVNDLAEKFLENKRKRELMSELFRLVQIENAKRKKMSAKQKRAEKAKEKQIKQEAEKKVEVIRKKKKAAKKQEVVIEKPKPILKVGDRVRMHDGKAVGNIEDIEKGKAIVNYGMFTTNVSLNLLELVQAKK, encoded by the coding sequence ATGATACGTATTCATGAAAAAACCCTGAAAGACCTTGAGTTTTTCACGGTTTTAGAACAAATTTCCGAACACACCATAACAGCCTTAGGTAAAGCCGCTGTATTAAATATACGACCTATTGAGGTTGAAACACAATTGCTGCGTGAGTTAGAGTACGTCAATGAATACCTATCTTCTTTTGATAATGATAACCGAATTCCTAATCATGGGTTTGATCCGATTTCAAAAGAAATTAAACTTCTAAATATTGAAAACACTTATTTAGAAGTGGCGAGTTTGCAAAAGCTCGTTAGTATGTCACTTACGTCTAATGCAATTGTTAAGTTTTTAGAAAAGTTTAAAGAATATTATCCAAAATTATATCAATATAGTACCCATATTGAAGTTACCACTGCAATTATAGAACAGGTTGATGCTGTTGTAGACCGCTTTGGTGATATTAAAGATGATGCCTCACCACAGCTTTCTACATTAAGACAAGAAATCGGTAAGCTTAAAGGAAAGATTAACAGTAGTTTTTCATCAGCCCTTTCAAGATATCATGGTTTAGATTACTTAGATGACATTAGGGAATCTGTTGTAGATAACAGACGTGTGCTTGCTGTAAAAGCAATGTACAGACGCAAGGTAAGAGGTGCTATAATGGGAGGTAGTAAAACTGGTAGTATAGTTTACATAGAACCAGAAACGACCTTACAATATACCAGAGAACTCAACAACTTAGAATACGAAGAAAAAGAAGAAGTCATCAAAATTCTGAAGGAATTAACTGATTACATAAGGCTCTTTCTTCCACTATTAAACGATTATCAAACATTTTTAACTAAGATAGATGTCATTTCTGCAAAGGCAAAATACGCTAGAAGCATGAATGGCATATTACCAGAAATAAGCAGTGAACGCAAACTGTTATTAAAAGATGCTTACCATCCACTACTCTATTTAACAAATAATGAAAAAGGTGAGAAAACTTTTCCACAAACAGTGGCATTGTCTAGCGACAATAGAATTATCGTTATTTCTGGCCCAAATGCTGGTGGTAAAAGTATTACGCTAAAAACGGTTGGTTTATTACAAGTTATGTTGCAAAGCGGTATGCTTATTCCAGTTCATGAGCGCAGTGTAGCTTGTCTTTTTGATCGTGTAGTGAGTGATATTGGCGATAATCAATCCATCGAAAATCATCTGAGCACCTACAGTTATAGATTAAAACAAATGAATTATTTTTTAAAGAAAGTCAATAACAAAACGCTTTTTTTAATAGATGAATTTGGTACTGGTAGTGATCCTGAGCTTGGTGGAGCTTTGGCTGAAACATTTTTAGAAGTTTTTTATGAACGAGAAGCTTTTGGAATAATTACAACCCACTACTCTAACTTAAAATTATTGGCTAATGAATTACCACACATGCAAAACGCCAATATGCTTTTTAATGAAAAGAGCTTAGAACCTATGTACAAGCTTGTTACAGGACAAGCAGGAAGTTCTTTTACCTTTGAAGTAGCGCAGAAAAATGGTATTCCATACAGTTTAATCAACAAATCAAAAAAGAAGATAGAACGAGGCAAAGTAAGGTTTGATGCTACAATTGCTAAACTACAAAAAGAACGCAGTAAGCTAGAACGTACTGAGCGCTCTCTAAAAGAAAACGAAAAGAAGAAACTTTCTGAAGCTGAAAAGCTTGAAGCAACTAATGAAAAGATTCAGAAGAAGTTAGAAAGCTTTCAAGAATTGTATGATAGTAATCAACGGTTAATTTATCTCGGACAGAAAGTTAACGATCTTGCGGAGAAGTTTCTTGAAAATAAACGAAAGCGCGAATTGATGTCTGAGTTATTCAGACTCGTACAAATAGAAAATGCTAAGCGCAAAAAAATGTCTGCTAAACAAAAGCGAGCAGAAAAAGCCAAAGAAAAGCAGATAAAACAAGAGGCTGAAAAGAAAGTTGAAGTCATACGTAAAAAGAAGAAAGCTGCCAAAAAGCAAGAAGTGGTTATAGAAAAGCCAAAACCAATATTAAAGGTTGGAGATCGCGTGCGAATGCACGATGGAAAGGCAGTAGGCAATATTGAAGACATTGAAAAAGGTAAAGCAATCGTTAATTATGGTATGTTTACAACTAACGTAAGCCTCAATTTATTGGAACTAGTCCAAGCAAAAAAATAA
- a CDS encoding thiol-disulfide oxidoreductase DCC family protein, translated as MVNGVPKNKQLILFDGVCNLCNSSVLYVIKRDTKNKFLFAPLQSDIGKSITSQFKIDTNKVDSILLYNPLEQKVYHKSTAALYVAKQLNFPTKLMAIFFLIPAFIRNWVYDFVAKNRYKWYGKKDACMIPTPELKAKFLM; from the coding sequence ATGGTGAACGGTGTGCCAAAAAATAAGCAACTTATACTTTTTGATGGTGTATGCAATCTTTGCAACAGCAGTGTCTTGTATGTGATTAAACGCGACACAAAGAATAAGTTCTTGTTTGCACCACTCCAAAGCGACATTGGAAAATCTATAACATCTCAATTTAAAATAGACACTAATAAAGTAGACTCTATTTTACTTTATAATCCATTAGAGCAAAAGGTTTATCATAAATCTACCGCAGCTTTGTACGTTGCAAAACAACTTAATTTTCCGACAAAATTAATGGCTATATTTTTTCTGATACCTGCGTTTATTAGAAACTGGGTTTATGACTTTGTAGCTAAAAATCGATACAAATGGTACGGAAAGAAAGATGCATGTATGATACCTACACCTGAGTTAAAAGCTAAATTCTTGATGTAA
- a CDS encoding uracil-DNA glycosylase, translated as MNVSIDQSWKQHLNSEFDKPYFKNLVEFVKDEYLNHICYPKGSEIFNAFNHCSFYNTKVVIIGQDPYHGIGQANGLCFSVNDGIVHPPSLKNIFKEIEEDLGLPYPKGGNLMPWADQGVLLLNATLTVRAHQAGSHQNKGWEQFTDAVIKLISEKKQNVVFLLWGGFAKKKKKLIDKSSHSILETGHPSPLSANRGYWFGNKHFSKTNYLLQQAGQSVIDWKLE; from the coding sequence ATGAACGTATCTATTGACCAAAGTTGGAAACAACATTTAAATTCTGAATTTGATAAACCTTATTTTAAGAATCTGGTGGAGTTTGTGAAAGATGAATATCTAAACCATATTTGTTACCCAAAGGGTTCGGAGATTTTTAATGCTTTTAATCATTGTTCATTTTATAACACCAAAGTAGTTATTATAGGTCAAGACCCTTATCATGGTATTGGGCAAGCCAATGGTTTATGCTTCTCTGTTAATGATGGTATTGTTCATCCGCCATCACTAAAAAATATTTTTAAAGAGATTGAAGAAGACTTAGGCCTACCTTATCCTAAAGGTGGTAATCTAATGCCTTGGGCAGACCAAGGTGTTTTATTATTAAACGCTACACTTACAGTTAGAGCGCACCAAGCAGGAAGTCACCAAAATAAGGGCTGGGAACAATTTACAGACGCTGTCATTAAACTCATAAGTGAGAAAAAACAAAATGTAGTATTCTTACTTTGGGGAGGTTTTGCTAAAAAGAAAAAGAAATTAATTGATAAGTCTTCTCATTCAATTTTAGAAACAGGACATCCATCCCCATTGAGCGCTAACAGAGGTTATTGGTTTGGTAATAAGCACTTTAGTAAAACTAACTACCTGTTGCAGCAAGCTGGCCAGTCTGTAATTGATTGGAAACTAGAGTAG
- the gshB gene encoding glutathione synthase, whose translation MNICFIMYPWDKVDPENDTSLALIKECSKRGHGVAMCTPANLTIRDSVTNAFCNVIGRMDKVPSTLKSFYNKVKLREEMLPLAGFDAIFFRANPPLDPIMLNFLDSVKDDVFIINSLEGMREANNKLYTAAFGDAHSNIIPNTHVSKNKKYLVRQIKESKADKMIIKPLNGFGGSGVILIEKSAMSNINSLLDFYISNSDGTSNYVILQDYIEGADQGDVRILMLNGEPVGAMKRVPGSDDHRSNVSAGGSVQKHTLTKAEKALCKQIGPKLVKDGLYFVGIDVIGGKLVEVNVMSPGGITYINKVYKNKIKVEEKVIDFLESKVLDQLQAFDRRTRLRKAVDEA comes from the coding sequence ATGAATATTTGCTTTATAATGTATCCTTGGGATAAAGTAGATCCCGAAAATGATACTAGTCTTGCCTTGATAAAAGAGTGCTCTAAAAGAGGTCATGGCGTAGCCATGTGCACTCCAGCCAACTTAACAATTAGAGATAGTGTTACTAATGCTTTTTGTAATGTTATTGGTAGAATGGATAAGGTGCCCTCAACCCTTAAATCATTCTATAATAAAGTGAAATTAAGAGAAGAAATGCTGCCGCTAGCAGGATTTGATGCTATTTTTTTTAGAGCAAATCCACCTTTAGATCCCATAATGCTCAATTTTTTGGATTCAGTAAAAGATGATGTATTCATTATAAATTCTTTAGAAGGCATGCGTGAGGCCAATAATAAGCTATATACTGCTGCATTTGGAGATGCCCACAGTAATATCATTCCAAATACGCATGTTTCAAAAAATAAAAAGTATTTGGTGCGTCAGATTAAGGAATCTAAGGCAGATAAAATGATTATAAAACCTCTAAATGGATTTGGAGGTTCAGGAGTTATTCTGATAGAAAAGTCAGCTATGAGCAATATTAATTCGCTTTTAGATTTCTATATATCTAATTCCGATGGCACTTCTAATTATGTCATCTTACAAGATTATATAGAAGGCGCTGACCAAGGCGATGTAAGGATTTTAATGCTAAACGGCGAGCCTGTTGGTGCTATGAAACGTGTTCCTGGTTCTGACGATCATCGTTCTAACGTCTCAGCAGGAGGGAGCGTACAAAAGCATACACTTACTAAGGCAGAGAAGGCACTATGCAAACAAATAGGACCAAAACTGGTTAAAGATGGTTTATACTTTGTGGGTATAGATGTTATTGGAGGTAAATTGGTTGAAGTTAATGTAATGTCACCAGGCGGAATTACCTACATCAATAAAGTGTACAAGAATAAGATTAAGGTTGAAGAAAAGGTTATTGACTTCTTAGAAAGTAAGGTACTAGATCAACTTCAAGCTTTTGACAGACGTACAAGACTTCGTAAGGCTGTTGATGAGGCTTAA
- a CDS encoding prohibitin family protein, translated as MKVYYYLFLFLFLFSSCVVVRQDEVAVKRRQGKLIGQPITQTARIYNPLVATYIKIPTRIVNLKINLDIPSKEGLTIGSEMSILYRVKSSEVTNLLENVGMNYEQELIAPVFRSALADVSARFMAKDMHTGNRASIEDEVKSMINATLEEKGIVIEQVLMKRIVLPQSLSMAIEQKLTAEQQAQQMQFVLERERLENERKLIEADGEAQASIIAAKGKAKANQELSVGLNELLLRLRAIQAFEKLSNSPNAKIIVTDGQTPLIIDDKQK; from the coding sequence ATGAAAGTCTACTATTACTTATTCCTGTTCCTGTTTTTGTTTAGTTCGTGTGTTGTCGTACGCCAAGATGAAGTCGCTGTAAAGCGTCGACAAGGAAAACTAATTGGCCAACCAATTACACAAACCGCTAGGATTTACAATCCGTTAGTGGCAACCTACATTAAAATACCCACACGCATTGTTAACCTTAAAATCAATTTGGATATACCATCAAAAGAAGGGTTAACCATTGGGTCGGAAATGTCAATTCTGTATCGAGTAAAATCGAGCGAGGTGACTAACTTGCTTGAAAATGTTGGAATGAATTACGAACAAGAATTAATTGCACCTGTTTTTCGTTCTGCCTTAGCCGATGTAAGTGCTAGGTTTATGGCAAAAGATATGCATACAGGAAACAGAGCTTCTATTGAGGATGAAGTTAAAAGTATGATTAATGCAACGTTAGAGGAAAAAGGTATTGTAATTGAGCAAGTATTGATGAAACGCATTGTTCTACCTCAATCATTATCCATGGCTATAGAACAAAAACTAACCGCAGAACAACAGGCACAACAAATGCAATTTGTACTAGAAAGAGAGCGTTTAGAAAATGAGCGTAAACTTATTGAGGCTGACGGTGAAGCACAAGCAAGTATAATAGCTGCGAAGGGAAAGGCAAAAGCCAATCAAGAACTAAGCGTTGGACTAAATGAATTGTTGCTTCGCTTGCGGGCAATTCAAGCTTTTGAAAAACTTAGCAATTCACCAAATGCTAAAATTATCGTAACTGATGGCCAAACACCATTAATTATCGATGATAAACAAAAATAA
- a CDS encoding flavohemoglobin expression-modulating QEGLA motif protein: MSQIKTTEEFQDLFDIDANLNRLVKNIELLNYINPQNIAAEKKKFYSAKFNYEPEFNYPKMRFNGYKLHRLFFSQRLERIEDEAIRQLYEDIIYEYSGLIECIETIGQGRKFYFNSLKSFGTPTEKDIENAKFILRFDDSEFDEEMLPMYNASEARDYFAEFSKRYDFKYNIKISNNLSAAAMVLNNTQTLVLRKSHKYSLNQLKVLSNHEIGVHMVTTFNALEQPLKVFSNGLPNNVETQEGLAVYSEFMSGCLTIERLKELAFRVIAVDSLNKGYNFADTFHLLHNQHKLNRDKAFAITLRVHRGGGFTKDHLYLKGIRNIYKYAKAGNDLGVLLTGKVSQEYIPTMNKLIDLGLAVKPKYFTDAYVVNDNTNPNLDFILKSLK, translated from the coding sequence ATGTCCCAGATTAAGACTACAGAAGAGTTTCAAGATTTATTTGATATTGATGCTAATCTTAACAGGTTGGTAAAGAATATAGAGTTACTAAATTATATCAACCCTCAGAATATTGCTGCAGAAAAGAAAAAGTTCTATTCAGCAAAATTTAATTACGAACCAGAGTTTAATTATCCAAAAATGCGATTTAATGGTTACAAGTTACATCGCTTATTTTTTTCGCAGCGTCTAGAGCGTATAGAAGATGAGGCTATTAGACAGTTGTATGAAGACATTATTTACGAATATTCTGGTTTAATAGAATGTATAGAAACTATTGGTCAAGGTCGTAAGTTTTATTTTAATAGTCTTAAGAGTTTTGGTACTCCAACCGAAAAAGACATTGAAAACGCAAAGTTTATTCTACGCTTTGATGATTCTGAGTTTGATGAGGAAATGCTCCCTATGTATAACGCGAGTGAAGCTAGAGATTATTTTGCTGAATTTTCTAAGCGCTACGATTTTAAATACAACATAAAGATTTCTAATAATCTTTCTGCAGCTGCCATGGTTTTGAATAATACGCAAACTTTGGTATTAAGAAAAAGTCATAAATACAGTTTAAATCAGCTTAAAGTATTATCAAATCACGAGATTGGAGTACACATGGTAACGACTTTTAATGCACTAGAACAACCATTAAAAGTATTTTCTAATGGTTTACCTAACAATGTTGAAACTCAAGAAGGTTTGGCAGTGTATTCTGAATTTATGAGTGGTTGCTTAACTATTGAACGGTTAAAAGAGCTGGCATTTAGGGTTATTGCTGTAGACAGCCTAAATAAAGGGTATAATTTTGCTGACACATTCCATTTGTTACACAACCAACATAAGCTAAACCGAGATAAAGCTTTTGCAATTACCTTAAGAGTACACAGAGGTGGTGGATTTACAAAAGATCATCTATACCTTAAAGGCATTAGAAATATTTATAAATACGCTAAAGCTGGAAATGATCTAGGTGTCTTGTTGACAGGTAAAGTTAGTCAAGAATATATACCTACTATGAACAAACTTATTGATCTTGGCTTAGCAGTAAAACCAAAGTATTTTACAGATGCCTATGTGGTAAATGACAATACTAATCCTAACTTAGATTTTATTTTAAAGAGTTTAAAGTAA
- a CDS encoding N-formylglutamate amidohydrolase encodes MERLSINAIVAKIETEETFHAVSDDYSFTLKVDDYVPYVCGAVHDGQQFRKDLWDNCLHSAYDRWYEEDPETKNMVISHPIVISGCDSRFEYDLNRDPSNAVFDTAWGKQLWKHPLPKTEKTKSLQKHASFYKVVKALISKIEEKFGVCIVYDMHSYNWQRWDREVPTWNLGTSNIDNNRFGEEVESWRCMLESIELPNDIKQTAKINDTFQGNGYFLKFITNTFENTLVLATEIAKVYCDEYKQIIYPEVVAAVEQQLKTLIPKHADEFYTKFKA; translated from the coding sequence ATGGAGCGACTTTCAATAAATGCTATTGTAGCTAAAATAGAAACAGAAGAAACCTTTCATGCAGTTTCTGATGATTATTCTTTTACTTTAAAAGTAGATGATTATGTGCCTTATGTATGCGGAGCAGTGCATGATGGGCAACAATTTAGAAAAGACCTTTGGGATAATTGCCTACACTCAGCGTATGATAGGTGGTATGAAGAAGATCCTGAAACCAAAAACATGGTTATTTCTCATCCTATAGTAATTTCTGGTTGCGATTCACGTTTCGAATATGACCTTAATAGAGATCCGAGCAATGCCGTTTTTGATACTGCTTGGGGAAAACAACTTTGGAAGCATCCTTTACCAAAAACCGAAAAAACCAAAAGTCTGCAGAAACATGCTAGTTTTTATAAAGTCGTAAAAGCATTAATCTCCAAGATTGAAGAAAAGTTTGGTGTGTGCATAGTTTACGATATGCATAGTTATAATTGGCAACGTTGGGATAGGGAAGTGCCAACATGGAATTTAGGAACCTCTAATATTGATAACAATCGCTTTGGTGAAGAAGTGGAATCTTGGCGATGTATGCTAGAAAGTATCGAGTTGCCTAATGATATAAAGCAAACAGCCAAGATTAACGATACCTTTCAAGGAAATGGATATTTCTTAAAATTCATTACCAATACTTTTGAAAATACTTTAGTTTTGGCAACCGAAATAGCTAAGGTGTATTGCGATGAATATAAACAGATAATTTATCCCGAAGTTGTTGCTGCTGTAGAACAGCAATTAAAGACACTTATACCGAAGCATGCAGACGAATTTTACACAAAGTTTAAGGCCTAA